Proteins found in one Candidatus Nanoarchaeia archaeon genomic segment:
- a CDS encoding GTP-binding protein encodes MPEYNSKIREFEEELKKTKYNKKTQHHVGLVKAKIAALRDKEQSRAAGKGKTYSYDVRKTGDASAVILGYPSVGKSTLLNKLTNQESKTAAYAFTTLTVIPGLLEHKGAKIQILDVPGIVKGAAAGTGRGKEVLAVMRSANLVIILIDVNSQDHLNVLIREIFESGIRINQKRPDVKIKKTARGGIRIGKTVKKLTLTDATIQGIMKEMGIMNAEVVIREDISDDQLIDCIEDNRIYLPAITVVNKIDMVDPEKAKAVARDVKADILVSAEKGINIEQLKEAIFRKLNFIRMYMKEPGKKPDMEEPLIMTHGCTIRDVCRKLHREFESKFKFARLWGPTAKFPGQKILRLDTVLKDTDVLEIHLI; translated from the coding sequence ATGCCTGAGTACAACTCAAAGATAAGGGAGTTTGAGGAAGAGCTCAAAAAGACAAAATACAATAAAAAGACGCAGCATCACGTTGGTTTAGTAAAGGCAAAGATTGCAGCATTGCGCGATAAGGAGCAAAGCAGGGCTGCAGGAAAAGGGAAGACCTACAGCTATGACGTGAGGAAAACCGGAGACGCTTCAGCAGTCATCCTCGGTTACCCTTCAGTCGGAAAATCCACGCTTCTGAATAAGCTCACCAATCAGGAATCCAAGACAGCCGCGTACGCGTTCACCACGCTTACAGTGATCCCGGGGTTATTGGAGCATAAAGGCGCAAAAATCCAGATCCTTGACGTTCCTGGAATTGTGAAAGGCGCTGCTGCAGGTACAGGCAGGGGAAAAGAGGTCCTTGCCGTCATGCGCAGCGCAAACCTGGTTATTATCCTTATAGATGTCAACAGCCAGGATCACCTGAATGTTCTGATCAGGGAGATATTTGAATCAGGGATCCGGATCAACCAGAAAAGGCCTGACGTCAAGATCAAGAAGACTGCCCGGGGAGGGATTCGCATCGGCAAGACAGTAAAGAAGCTCACCCTTACAGACGCCACAATACAGGGGATTATGAAAGAGATGGGGATTATGAACGCAGAGGTTGTTATTCGGGAAGATATTAGTGATGACCAGTTGATTGACTGCATCGAAGATAACCGCATCTATCTTCCTGCAATAACTGTGGTCAACAAGATTGACATGGTTGATCCTGAGAAAGCAAAGGCTGTTGCCAGGGATGTTAAAGCCGATATCCTGGTGTCGGCGGAGAAAGGGATCAACATCGAACAGCTAAAAGAGGCCATATTCAGGAAACTAAACTTCATAAGGATGTATATGAAGGAGCCTGGCAAGAAGCCTGATATGGAAGAGCCTTTGATCATGACGCATGGATGCACAATCAGGGATGTCTGCAGAAAGCTCCATAGGGAGTTTGAGTCCAAGTTCAAGTTTGCAAGGCTCTGGGGCCCAACCGCAAAGTTTCCTGGCCAGAAGATTTTGAGGCTGGACACGGTGTTGAAAGATACAGATGTTCTTGAGATTCATCTGATATGA
- a CDS encoding glycosyltransferase family 2 protein, with translation MPNQKIIVVMPAYNASSTIGSVLERIPPSLMKNLFQIIIVNDGSADDTGIVIEGLKETYKKIRILTHPKNKGYGAAQKTGFEEAVKEGADIGVLLHSDGQYAPEIMHTLLDPFEHGYDVVQGSRMLAGGAIKGGMPLYKYLGNKFLTFLENLAYGLNMAEYHSGYMLYSKRALENIPFEKLSNTFHFDGEMLLMAAKKKLRVKEIPIPTRYSTEKSHLNPFTYGIDVLKIIYRNWRGKYDF, from the coding sequence ATGCCAAATCAAAAAATCATCGTTGTCATGCCTGCATACAATGCAAGCAGCACCATTGGAAGTGTTTTAGAACGAATCCCTCCTTCTCTGATGAAGAATCTCTTCCAAATCATCATAGTCAATGATGGAAGCGCTGATGATACTGGAATCGTCATAGAAGGATTGAAGGAGACATACAAAAAAATAAGGATACTGACGCATCCAAAAAATAAGGGATACGGAGCTGCACAGAAGACTGGGTTTGAGGAAGCTGTGAAGGAAGGGGCTGATATTGGCGTGCTGCTGCATTCTGACGGCCAATATGCGCCGGAGATCATGCACACCTTGCTTGATCCATTTGAGCATGGATATGATGTTGTGCAGGGAAGCAGGATGCTTGCAGGAGGTGCAATTAAGGGAGGGATGCCGCTCTACAAATATCTTGGCAATAAGTTCTTGACCTTTCTCGAGAATCTCGCCTATGGGCTCAATATGGCTGAGTATCACTCGGGGTATATGCTCTATTCAAAGAGGGCATTGGAAAATATCCCTTTTGAGAAATTAAGCAACACCTTCCATTTTGACGGAGAGATGCTGCTCATGGCTGCAAAGAAGAAGCTTAGGGTTAAGGAGATTCCGATCCCAACGCGCTACTCAACTGAGAAGAGCCATCTCAATCCCTTTACATACGGAATTGATGTCCTGAAGATTATCTACCGCAACTGGAGAGGGAAATACGATTTCTGA
- a CDS encoding lysylphosphatidylglycerol synthase domain-containing protein, with amino-acid sequence MKWKLVVKIAVSVLLFLFFLTWVDVFTAFQTVSVTWGWFFLGLIVLLLSQFLKAVRFGMLSNKAGIVRPYFTHFLIHNVVTSFGLVTPGKLGEGGKLFYYKDADKKALGVCYILEKFSDSVVFVVFSLFLLAALNLKFLIFVLLGVLSILVLGIFFLKPLITRFFPQFDVHLLRIFSISNFLMLGGQALLIWLAVFFTQYLFAFAVGLEAPFFLFCQIMAASSLLGILSGLPGGVGSRELTLTFLFTTLLASDKGIVGAFAIVNLFGQYTVLGILAFASHLMLKRR; translated from the coding sequence ATGAAATGGAAACTCGTTGTCAAGATTGCAGTCTCGGTGTTGTTGTTCCTGTTCTTTCTCACTTGGGTCGATGTGTTTACTGCATTTCAGACAGTTTCTGTCACGTGGGGCTGGTTTTTTTTGGGATTGATCGTCTTACTTCTTTCCCAATTCCTGAAGGCCGTCAGATTTGGCATGCTGAGCAATAAGGCAGGCATTGTCCGACCGTATTTTACGCATTTCTTGATACATAATGTTGTGACCTCATTTGGTTTAGTGACTCCGGGAAAGCTAGGAGAAGGAGGAAAGCTCTTCTATTACAAAGATGCTGACAAGAAGGCGCTTGGTGTTTGTTATATTCTGGAGAAATTCTCTGATTCTGTTGTTTTTGTTGTTTTCTCGTTGTTTTTGCTGGCTGCTTTGAATCTTAAATTTCTTATTTTTGTTCTATTGGGCGTATTGAGCATCCTCGTTCTTGGAATTTTCTTTTTAAAGCCATTGATCACAAGGTTTTTTCCTCAATTTGATGTACATCTACTCAGAATATTCAGTATTAGCAATTTTTTAATGCTGGGAGGCCAGGCATTGCTTATCTGGCTTGCGGTTTTTTTTACGCAATACCTCTTTGCATTTGCTGTCGGGCTTGAGGCTCCTTTCTTTCTGTTTTGCCAGATCATGGCAGCTTCCTCTCTGCTCGGGATATTGAGCGGCCTGCCTGGAGGGGTTGGAAGCAGGGAGCTGACCCTAACCTTTTTATTTACCACACTATTAGCATCTGATAAAGGGATTGTTGGAGCATTTGCCATTGTGAATCTTTTTGGACAGTATACCGTGCTGGGGATACTGGCATTTGCTTCCCATTTGATGCTGAAAAGGAGATGA
- a CDS encoding acyltransferase, which yields MALQLVLSILGALLIIGLFAAYRILKKTSASISLFRLIWDYFILEPIVFVFRWIPGGWGIIARYGLYKLLFKKLGKRCIIMEGVKILFPENMEVGDNCSINEHCYFHARGGIKLGNWVRLGPNIGFFTWNHGHSDPEKPIKQQGFILKPIVVEDDVWIGNNATIVQGVTIGKHSIVGAGAVVTKDVAPYSIVGGVPAKVIKDRREAN from the coding sequence ATGGCACTACAACTGGTCTTGAGCATCCTTGGAGCTCTCTTAATTATTGGCCTTTTTGCAGCATATCGCATCCTCAAAAAAACATCTGCGTCGATATCGCTTTTTAGATTGATTTGGGATTACTTCATCCTTGAGCCAATTGTTTTTGTGTTTCGGTGGATACCCGGAGGGTGGGGCATTATCGCAAGGTATGGGCTCTATAAGCTCTTATTCAAGAAATTAGGGAAGCGCTGCATCATCATGGAGGGAGTAAAAATCCTTTTCCCCGAGAACATGGAAGTAGGGGATAACTGCAGCATCAATGAGCACTGCTATTTCCATGCACGAGGGGGCATCAAGCTTGGAAACTGGGTCAGGCTTGGGCCAAACATCGGGTTTTTCACCTGGAATCATGGCCATTCTGATCCTGAGAAACCGATCAAGCAGCAGGGCTTTATCCTGAAGCCGATTGTGGTTGAGGACGATGTCTGGATTGGCAATAATGCAACTATTGTGCAGGGAGTCACGATTGGCAAGCATTCCATTGTCGGAGCAGGGGCTGTTGTGACAAAAGATGTGGCTCCGTATTCCATCGTTGGAGGAGTGCCTGCAAAGGTGATAAAGGATAGAAGGGAAGCTAATTAA
- a CDS encoding PEP-utilizing enzyme — translation MDIQKSDCGYMGQWHQSVLSISFWNLWYNPDLQAKLGLAGIKGDFVVLDGHFWYRSLDWEAIREKVCTDPLFVRRFILYCRKTLDNALKASERFSTDSADGSLLERTRFFFATFRTITAPWIMISPIGEAVEKQLSAYASEKGIPLAELAHEVCVPEPTYLMKQQLDALRISALIDSKGLNGKSLPEIENDEEISRFLNAHISEFEWVGTHHLAGEPFTKEKLLEEIHRGIPAPSETRTSTHPPVKSASELSYLRLLCAEVSDIVAFRARLLLDQVTTAIGMDANWLSEDEILSALDGFKKHLSAIDIVSRKNLFGAVIENGKQKILTGAEVNALLGVMRPKQSSDITEVRGSVACRGIARGKVRLLIRNEDAKRFHEGEILVAPETTPDFVPAFKKARAVVTDRGGITSHAAVVSREFNIPCIIGTSIATQVFKDGDLVEVDAEKGIVRKITPK, via the coding sequence ATGGATATCCAAAAATCAGATTGTGGTTATATGGGGCAATGGCATCAATCCGTGCTTTCTATCAGTTTCTGGAATCTGTGGTATAATCCTGATTTGCAGGCTAAACTTGGCTTGGCAGGCATCAAGGGAGATTTTGTTGTGCTGGACGGACATTTTTGGTACAGGTCTCTAGATTGGGAGGCAATCCGAGAAAAGGTATGCACTGATCCCTTATTTGTCAGGAGGTTTATCCTGTATTGCAGAAAAACCTTGGATAATGCATTAAAGGCATCAGAGAGATTTAGCACAGACAGCGCAGATGGAAGCCTGCTTGAGAGAACCAGATTCTTTTTTGCAACCTTTCGTACGATTACCGCTCCTTGGATTATGATTTCTCCGATAGGTGAAGCAGTGGAAAAACAACTATCTGCATATGCCTCTGAGAAAGGAATCCCTCTTGCTGAACTGGCTCATGAGGTGTGCGTTCCTGAACCTACTTATCTTATGAAGCAGCAACTCGATGCTCTTAGGATTTCCGCATTGATTGACTCAAAGGGCTTAAATGGGAAATCCTTGCCTGAAATAGAGAATGATGAAGAAATCTCCAGATTTTTGAATGCGCACATCTCTGAATTTGAATGGGTTGGGACGCATCATCTTGCAGGCGAACCTTTCACAAAGGAGAAACTGTTAGAAGAGATACACAGGGGCATCCCTGCGCCATCTGAAACAAGAACTTCAACTCATCCTCCTGTTAAGTCTGCCAGCGAGCTATCATACCTGCGCCTCCTTTGCGCAGAGGTTTCTGATATTGTTGCATTTCGGGCCAGGCTTTTGCTTGATCAGGTAACCACTGCTATAGGTATGGATGCAAACTGGCTTTCTGAAGACGAGATCCTGTCTGCATTAGATGGATTCAAAAAACACCTTAGCGCCATTGATATTGTCTCAAGAAAGAATCTTTTTGGTGCTGTTATTGAAAATGGAAAGCAGAAGATTCTTACTGGTGCTGAGGTCAATGCACTCCTTGGAGTGATGCGGCCAAAGCAGTCCTCTGATATTACTGAAGTCAGAGGCTCCGTTGCATGCAGAGGAATTGCTCGAGGGAAGGTGAGGCTTCTTATTAGAAATGAGGATGCCAAGAGATTTCATGAAGGCGAGATTCTTGTTGCTCCTGAAACGACGCCTGATTTTGTTCCTGCATTCAAAAAAGCCAGAGCAGTTGTTACTGACAGAGGAGGCATAACCTCTCATGCTGCTGTCGTAAGCCGGGAATTTAACATTCCATGTATCATCGGGACTTCCATTGCCACACAGGTATTCAAAGATGGGGATCTTGTCGAGGTTGATGCAGAGAAGGGCATTGTGAGGAAGATCACCCCAAAATAA
- a CDS encoding HD domain-containing protein has translation MSRQLADRVYGSVDLDELQTSLKSTEPVLEAEGLTQLGLSSNLFPNATHRRREHLIGSSILAGLFSRYLNLSKQETYTLESAAMLHDIGHSPFSHAAEKFLNENHFHHEKESVKRIRESKEILDVLKEFNVDPDEVIALIDGKYRGNPYGQQLIAGSLDVDRLDYLMRDSTNTTGFGDSLKHERFIQCSGIDGKIIYFTQDCLPNIEMFITVYRNMYLGVYHNRNTCAFDEMLHTALELRKKEIGELMNYSEEGLKKKLLEENNGDPRQQAAAYLARMVFQKQEPYRDLFFVGLEDKETIREIRRRRGTPIETETLNEEIRKGLQIERHQVICVDQKIPDAQPKLSTDTYIKPFQSGSEDAKIIRLEEFRPGLPHMDKRHLFPFSFRVIAPQEIAYNPENRKRAEEIILG, from the coding sequence ATGAGCAGGCAGCTGGCTGACAGGGTATACGGGTCTGTTGATCTTGACGAATTGCAAACCAGCCTGAAATCCACAGAGCCTGTCCTTGAAGCCGAAGGCCTCACGCAGCTTGGCTTGTCGTCAAATCTCTTTCCAAATGCAACACATCGGCGCAGGGAACATCTTATTGGCTCATCTATTCTTGCTGGGCTCTTTAGCCGCTATCTGAACCTGTCTAAACAAGAGACTTACACATTAGAATCTGCAGCAATGCTCCATGACATCGGCCATTCTCCATTCTCTCACGCAGCTGAGAAGTTCCTCAATGAGAACCACTTTCACCACGAGAAAGAGTCTGTAAAGAGGATTAGAGAATCGAAGGAAATCCTGGATGTATTAAAAGAATTCAACGTGGATCCTGATGAAGTCATCGCGCTTATAGACGGTAAGTATAGGGGAAACCCTTATGGCCAGCAGTTGATTGCAGGCTCTTTGGATGTAGACCGCCTGGATTATCTCATGAGGGATTCTACCAATACGACAGGATTCGGAGACAGCCTTAAGCATGAAAGATTTATTCAGTGCTCAGGCATTGATGGAAAAATCATCTACTTTACACAGGACTGCCTTCCAAATATCGAGATGTTTATCACAGTGTACAGGAATATGTATTTGGGAGTATATCACAACAGGAACACCTGCGCATTTGATGAGATGCTGCACACTGCTCTGGAGCTGAGAAAAAAAGAGATTGGAGAGCTAATGAACTACTCAGAGGAAGGATTGAAGAAGAAGTTGCTCGAAGAGAATAACGGAGATCCCAGACAGCAGGCAGCGGCATACCTTGCCAGAATGGTCTTCCAGAAGCAGGAGCCCTACCGGGATTTGTTTTTTGTTGGTCTAGAAGATAAAGAAACTATAAGAGAAATCAGGCGAAGGCGGGGAACTCCCATAGAGACTGAGACACTGAATGAGGAGATAAGGAAAGGGTTGCAGATCGAGCGGCATCAGGTGATCTGCGTAGACCAGAAGATTCCGGATGCCCAGCCAAAACTTTCAACTGACACCTATATCAAGCCTTTCCAGTCAGGATCAGAGGATGCCAAAATCATAAGGCTTGAGGAGTTCAGGCCTGGCCTCCCTCACATGGACAAGAGGCATCTCTTCCCATTCTCATTTCGAGTCATTGCCCCACAGGAAATAGCATACAATCCTGAAAATAGAAAGAGGGCAGAGGAGATTATTTTGGGGTGA